In Pirellula sp. SH-Sr6A, the DNA window AACCACCTCTCCCGCACGCAGTCTGGGAAAGTCCCTCACGCGGTCTGGGAGAGATACTTATCTTGCGTGATGCGTTAGGCGATGCAGATCTGTTGAGGACAACAGATCGACAGTGTCGAACGGTTCGTCCTCGACCGTTCCTTCACGAAGTACTAGCATACTATCGGCTAAACCACCTCTCCCTCACGCTGTCGTGGAGAGATACATACCTTGCGCGATGCGTTAGGCGATGCAGATCTGTTGAGGACAACAGATCGACCCTGTCGAACGGCTCGTCCTCGACCGTTCCTGCACGAAGTACTAGCATACTATCGGCTAAACCACCTCTCCCTCACGCTGTCGTGGAAAGTCCCTCACGCGGTCTTGGAGAGATACATATCTTGCGTGATGCGTTAGGCGATGCAGATCTGTTGAGGACAACAGATCGACAGTGTCGAACGGCTCGTCCTCGACCGTTCCTGCACGAAGTACTAGCATACTATCGACCAAGCCGCCTCTCCCTCACCCAGTCAGGGAAAGCCCCGTACGCTTTCTGGGAGACATACTGATCTTGCGCGATGCGTAAGGCGATGCAGATCTGTTGAGGACAACAAATCGACAGTGTCGAACTTTCTTCTCTTTTTGTCCTGAAAGGACTCGAGCCATTAGCCGGGGGTTGAGCGCATGCAATACCCCCGGGTGGATTCCCCATGGATTGAGCATCCCGACGGGATGCGAGCCGTACGAATGAGCATCTTCGGGTTGTTTTCTGGATCAAGCCATGGCATTTCTTTAATCCCTTCTGGATAGAAAAAGGGGTGGGGGGGACCGGGGGTATCGCTTGCGCTCAACCCCTGGCTACAAGCTTAGATCCTTTCAGGATCGACATAGGATCTGTTGAGGACAACAGATCGACAGTGTCGAACGGCTCGTCCTCGACCGTTCCTGCACGAAGTACCACCATACTATCGACCAAGCCACCTCTCCCTCACGCTGTCGTGGAAAGTCCCGCACGCGGTCTGGGAGAGATACTTATCTTGCGTGATGCGTTAGGCGATGCAGATCTGTTGAGGACAACAGATCGACAGTGTCGAACGGCTCGTCCTCGACCGTTCCTGCGCCGAGTACCACCATACTATCGACCAAGCCACCTCTCCCTCACGCTGTCGTGGAAAGTCCCGCACGCGGTCTGGGAGAGATACTTATCTTGCGTGATGCGTTAGGCGATGCAGATCTGTTGAGGACAACAGATCGACAGTGTCGAACGGCTCGTCCTCGACCGTTCCTGCGCCGAGTACCACCATACTATCGACCAAGCCACCTCTCATTCACGCTGTCGTGGAAAGTCCCGCACGCGGTCTGGGAGAGATACTTATCTTGCGCGATGCGTTAGGCGCTCCAGATCTGTTGAGGACAACAGATCGACAATGTCGAACGGTTCGTCCTCGACCGTTCCAGCGCGAAGTACCACCATACTATCGGCTAATCCGCCTCTCCCTCAGGCGGTCTTGGAGAGATACATATCTTGCGCGATGCGTTAGGCGATGCAGATCTGTTGAGGACAACAGATCGACAGTGTCGAACGGCTCGTCCTCGACCGTTCCTGCGCCGAGTACCACCATACTATCGACCAAGCCACCTCTCATTCACGCTGTCGTGGAAAGTCCCGCACGCGGTCTGGGAGAGATACTTATCTTGCGCGATGCGTTAGGCGATGCAGATCTGTTGAGGACAACGGATCGACAGTGTCGAACGGCTCGTCTTCGACCGTTCCTGCACGAAGTACTAGCATACTATCGACCAAGCCGCCTCTCCCTCACCCAGTCAGGGAAAGCCCCGTACGCTTTCTGGGAGACATACTGATCTTGCGCGATGCGTAAGGCGATGCAGATCTGTTGAGGACAACAGATCGACAGTGTCGAACGGCTCGTCCTCGACCGTTCCTGCACGAAGTACTAGCATACTATCGGCTAAACCACCTCTCCCTCACGCAGTCTGGGAAAGTCCCTCACGCTGTCTTGGAGAGAAACTTACCTTGCGTGATGCGTAAGGCGCTCCAGATCTGTTGAGGACAACAGATCGACAATGTCGAACGGCTCGTCTTCGACCGTTCCTGCGCCGAGGAAATACGCAGCGTGGCTTGCGCTACTCGATGGGGAGCCATTGGAAGGCGTCGAGGACGACATGGCCTGACGTTCCGGCATTGGTGATCGTCACCTTTCCGACACTTCTACCATTGAAAGTGTATTCGCCGAGGTCGACCCAAGGCTTCTCACTCGGGGCCTTGGTCTGATCCACATCCACCTTGGCGACGCCCGCCGCATGATGGATCTCGACGGTTACCCGATGGGTTCTATTGCCGCCCGCGGAATAAGCCATGCGAACAAGGTACCTCCCCTTGAGTGGCAACTTCGTCGCGAATTCGGCCGTGCTCTCCGGAACCTTGGCGTCGGCATCATGGAGATAGTCAACGCCCACCCAAGGCTTCGTGCTGCGACTCGATGCCCAGTGACCTGTCAACGTCGCATCTTTATTGTCGACCACAATCCCTTTCAAGGAAGCGACTGCGACGTCTTCGGGTAATTTCTCCTCGTACTCGAGTACTTGGCCGTTCTTGAGCAGCAGTGGCTGAAGGTCCTTGTAAGAGACCGATTGGACATCCGTTTTGTTGCGAATCGCCAACGAAGCAATGGTGGAGGCGGATTCCCCCAGGATCATGAAGACTGGTTCCATTCGAATCGACCCAAAGGCGATGTGAGAACTCGACATGCAGACCGGTACTAAGAGATTGGCGATTTCGCTCTTCTTCGGCATAAGCGAACGCATGGAGATCGGATAGGGCCCACGGGTGGAAACTCCGATGTCCCCTTCGTTCTGCACAAATCCCTCGGGCGTGACATATCGCTGCACATTATGGGAATCGATGGTGTAGGAGCCCATTCCGACCGAGTCCTTCACTGGATTGTTTTTAAGAATCTCGTTCTCGGTCATGACCATTTCACCGACGAGCCGGCGGGCTTCGCGAATGTAGAGTTGGTGGGGCCAATTGCCGTTGTCGACAAACTCATCCTTCGCCAATCCCCACTCGGCGAAAACCTTTCGCACATCCTCAGGGATGTTTGGATCGTTTGCCAGGAAGTACATAAGTCCTTGTTGATAGCGTCGATGCTCGTCGATGATCTCCTTGCGACGTTCGTAACTGGCGGTCGGGTAGTCGTAGTTCATCCCGATGTTATCGGTGCTAAAGGGTCCGTGATTGTTTGTATCGGTCTTGAAATTGGGGACAGGATCGAACTTCGCAAACCCTTCGCGCCAGCCAGCCAGCAGCACGCGCCGCATCAACTCGTAATTCTTGGGATCGTAGCCTTCCGGTTTGGGAAAGGAAACGCGATTGGGTGCGTGATTGGTAAGGCACATCCGGAAACAATAAGCTTGCACGCGATGATCGGCGGCACCGTACTCTCCGGGTGGATCGGAACTGATCTTAGGGAGCAATCCACTTTGTGGATTCCCTGGAACCACATAAGGGCTGATCCCTTCTTTGAAAATGCCGAAGTGGTGGCGATGATGCAGCACTCCGACTTGGACACCATTCCACTTCTCCCCATAGTGCGCATTGGCCTCGCGCCCCACATGGAAGGATGCCCCGGCGGCATCGATCAAATCCCCTTCATACGTGGCATCTAGGAAGACTTTGCCACGATAGACGGTTCCATCCAACGTACGGATGGACTCGATCGTTCGATCCTTTTTTACAACGCCATTAGACGATCGATCGAGGTATGCCTCGCGGACAATCTCAATCCCTTCCTCCTTCACCCAGTCTTCGAACACGGACTCGGCGATATGCGGCTCGAAGATCCACATCGTCCGCTGTTGGCCATCGATCGCCGGATTTCCTTGCCCTTGGTTGCCGTACGACTCGCGAGGCTGATGATTCCAAGCGTCAGGCTTTTGATAGTGTTTCCAAACGCGGTGATAGAATTCCCGCGACAAGCCGCCGATGACCGCTTTGTTTCCCGTGTCGGTCCATCCAAGCCCGCCTGCAGTCAATCCTCCCAGATGCTTATCGGGGGAAACGACCAGAACGGTATGCCCCAGCTTTTTGGCTTGAATCGCTGCCGTAATCGCTCCGGACGTCCCTCCGTAGACAATGACGTCCGCCTCTCGCACCCGCGGGGCCGTTGTTTGGGATCGCGCGGTACCAACCAAAGGTAACGCGCATACAAGCGACAAGAGACAAGCGATGGTTTTCATAGGTTCGATGGGGGAAGGGAGAGGGGAGGGCAAGATGGAATGCGATGACTATTTTCCCAGTCTAGCCGAACGGCACGGTGGTAGCAAAACAGGTATGTCGAGCAGGGTTAGGGAAAACTGGTCGCGAACCGTGTATTCGAAAGGCTGCGGTCTGTACCGAGGGGACGGCAACACAGGTCGGGGCTCGGCTAGGAAAGGGGAGATGCGATATTGAACATCGTCCCATGCCCATTGGTAGCACTCACCATGAACCGGAGTGGTCGGGTTCGATCGTAGCCCTGCGCACTCCACTCCACCTTGACCGCCGATAGCGGACCAAGCCACCGTGCGAGGAGTTCTTGGGAATCACGAGCAAGGTGCAATTGAAACCGTCGAGACAAACACTCCGTTGCACCGATGTACCATACTTCGCCCTGGGTATTGCCCCAACGGTAGACACCGGCAACGGAGGGCAAATCTTCGGCTCGCAGGTCGAGAAAGGGAACGGACTCGAATTGGATTGGATCAATCGACGCTTCTTCGGCCGCGTCGATTGGGGCTTCGTCCAAGCGCTGCTGCTCGAGGTTCCACTCGTACCTCAGAAGCAGTGCCCCGAGTCGATAATCGAGAGGGGAGAAACCAGGAGCCAAACTCGTCGCGTCGCGATCGAAAAGCTCTGCAATGGCTGGGTCGCAAAACAATTCTTCCAAGGTCGAGTCGGGATAGCGATCCGAAAGTCGTCGCCATGCAATCTCGGATGCAGGAAGGAATGGATCCGCAAAGGACCAAGACAGTGGAGCTCGCGATTCGGAGATCACTCGTGTCGATGAAGAATCCATCGACGCGTCAACAGTGGCAGTCAGCACTCCTTCGTAGCGAAGACGAAACAGACTTCGATTTCGCTCCGCGGCTAACCCCGGAACTCCCAACTGATCGCATTGCGATTGAAACGATTGATTCAAATAGGGATCCAAAAGGACGCGTTCCAACCCATAGCCCTTCGAGGCGCGGTAGAACGCGGTGGCTAGAATCTCGGACTGCTTCACTTTCGGAATGGAATCAAAAAATCCTGGCAAAAAACCTTCTTCGATCCGTTTGGTGGCTTTTCCTTGGGACTTCCTGCCGGCTCGTGCCCGCTCGACCTCGTCTACCGATTTGACGCTCGACCGCGGATCCTCGACTCCCTCGAGTCGATCCCCTACCTGCGTTCGTTTCAGTCGCGCCGCCCCTTGCGAGGAATACTCGCTAGAGAGCTCGAATCCTACGAATTGACGCCCCAGTTTCTTTGCGACGACCAGCGTTGTCGCGCTCCCCGAAAAGGGATCAACGACGACATCGTCTGGGTTGGAACAAGCCCGGATGATGCGGCCCAGCAATTGCTCGGGCATCTGACAGCCGTGAAATCCCGCGCGCTCTTTAAACGTCCCATTCACGCGTGGGAAGTACCATATGTCTTCGTTTGGCTGAAACGCATCGCGGCAGTCCTGGGGACGGAGTATCCACGTATCGTCCGGAGATCGCCCTTTGGGATTGGCGCGTTTGTCGTTGTAAATCAGCTGCCGGGCCGAGGGAACTGCAATCGCCTCTGGGTGGTAACAGAACGCCCGTCTGTCCTTCACAAAGTAGAAGAGATGGGCATGGGATCGAGTGAATTTGTTTTTGCAATGCACGCCAAAGGTGTAGTACCAAATCACCCAACTTCGAAGATGGAAACCGGCTTTGCAAGCCTCCACCTTCAGCTCCGCCGCAAATTCATCGCCTATCGCTAGCCAGAATGTGCCATCGGGGCGGAGGACGCGATGCAACTCCCGCATCCAGGATCCGCACCACTTGAGATACTCGTTCGACTCCAACTGGTCATCGTAAACGTCGTAGTCGTAACCGATATTGAACGGCGGATCTGCAAACGCGAGGTGCACCGAAGCTTCTGTCATGGACTGCAATCCGGCGACGCAGTCCATGTTGTGTATCTTGCCCCACGGGGCTTCCGGCAAGTCGATCGCCATCGCACCAATCTTTCCCTTCAACGGGACTTCCACACCGACTCGACTGCCGAACACACCCGCGTTCGACACATGTCATCGGGCGTTTCCATGGTCCCGCATGCGGAAGTCCTGTCTTGAACGACTAGCCAAACAAGACTAGCCCACGACCACTAGCGCTGAACGCGAGCCGAGCCACCCTTCGCGAGGGCTTCGACTTCAGGCAATCGCGCCATGGTCGTGTCCCCTGGGAAGGTGGTGAGCAGCGCGCCGTGAGCCCAGCCGAGTCGCAAGGCTTGTTCGGGCTCTTTTCCAGCCAACATGCCATAGATGAGACCGGCAGCAAAGCCATCCCCACCACCGATGCGATCGACGACATCGAGCGAGCACGTCGGGGAGACATAACGCTTCCCGTCGTACCAAAGAACAGCGGCCCACTCGTGTCGGTTGGTCGAGTGAACTTCGCGAAGCGTCGTCGCGACCATCTTCACATTCGGGAACTTCTCGACAGCGCGTTCGATCATGGTGAAGAAGGATTCGGGATCCAACGACGACTTCGACTCGACGTCTTGCCCTTCGATGCCGAGTCCCTTTTGGAGATCCTCTTCGTTGCCGACGAGCATGTCGACGTTTTTCACGATCTTGCTGATCTGTTCTTGCGCTTTGGAGGCTCCACCGATGGGGCCCCAAAGCTTGGCTCGGTAGTTCAAGTCAAACGAGGTAACAGCACCAGCTTCCTTGGCCGCCTTCATCCCTTCAATGATCAACTCGGATGTAGTCGCAGATAGGGCCGCGAAAATACCGCCGGAATGGAACCATCGAACACCGCTCGCGAAAATCTTCTTCCAATCGAAATCCCCAGGCTTGAGCAACGCTCCCGCCTCATTCGAACGATTGTAGAAGACGACGGGGGGACGCACTCCGAGGCCGCGGTCGCTATAGACCGTGGCGATGTTCGGGCCGCGGACTCCATCGTGCTCGAATTGCTTGTAAAAGGGCTTCACGCCCATCTCCTGCACTTTGGCCTGAACCAACTCGCCGATGCCGTAGTTCACCATGGCGGTAGCGACACCGGTCTTCAATCCAAAGCAATCCGCCAAGTTTGCGGAGACGTTGTACTCTCCACCCGACACGTGCACTTCAAACGACTTCGCCTTGCGAAAAGGGATGATGCCTGGATCCAATCGATGAACGAGTGCGCCGAGGGAGAGGAAGTCGAGATCGCAAGCGTCTTTGCGAATGGATAGTTGAGCCATGGAGAACTCCAGCAAGGGGAATGAGGCGAAATCTTACGTTGAAAGTCGTTGCCAACTGGGGGCTAGATTGTTGTCGAAGAAAATCCACCGTCAACAACCAAGTTGTGGCCTGTGACAAAGGAGGAAGCGCTCGACGAAGCCAGGAAGATGACGGCACCTGACAACTCATGGGCGTACCCGAATCGACCGGCCGGCGTATGGTCGATGATCTGCTGGCCGCGCGGAGAAAGGCTTCCGTCTTGGTTGTACAACAACCCTTGGTTCTGCTCCGCTGGGAAAAATCCTGGACTGATGCAATTCACCCGAATCCCTCGCGGCGCCCATTCCCTCGCCATGAATTGAGTGAAGTTGATCACGGCCGCCTTGGCGGCGGAGTATGCGACGACGCGGGAGAGGGGCACGATCCCGGACATGGAAGCGATATTGATAATGCTCCCCGCTCCTCGCACCACCATGGTCTCGCCGAACACTTGGCAAGGCAGAATCGTGCCGCCGATGAGGTTCAAATCGAAAACGCTATTCCAAGCATCGAGCGGGAGCTGACAAAAATCATCGCCAGGTTGCAACGTCGCTTTGGCCTGATTTCCTCCTGCCGCGTTGACCAAAATATCAACCGGCCCCAGCGTTCGTTCGATGATGTCGCGAGCCTTGGTAAGGGATTCGCGTTGGAGTGCATCGGCAGAGTGAAAAACCGCTTCCCCCCCCTCGGCTCGAATCTGCTCCGCTCGGTGCATCCCACGCTCGGCGCTTCGACCGAGAATGGCGACCCGAGCCCCTGCGTTCCCTAGTGCAGACGCCATCGCTCCACCCAAACTACCCGTCCCTCCAAGGACCACTGCGACTTGGTTCTTCAGCTGAAATAAGTTGGTAGTCGACATGGATGTAGCCTTCTCTGTTGAATGGATGAGGAGTAGCAACCGGGTGCCGCGCCCTACGGCTTATGGCGAACGGAACATCCGTCGCAACGCCTTTGCGTTGGGTTTCTGAACTGTGCTTAACTGCCGAGAATCTCTTTCCTCAGCTGCGCGAGGAGACTCGTCGCGTGCAGGACCTCTGCTTTCTGACGCTCGGGCTCTTGCGGAATTTCGCGCTCGATCGTGAGCGG includes these proteins:
- a CDS encoding SDR family oxidoreductase, translated to MSTTNLFQLKNQVAVVLGGTGSLGGAMASALGNAGARVAILGRSAERGMHRAEQIRAEGGEAVFHSADALQRESLTKARDIIERTLGPVDILVNAAGGNQAKATLQPGDDFCQLPLDAWNSVFDLNLIGGTILPCQVFGETMVVRGAGSIINIASMSGIVPLSRVVAYSAAKAAVINFTQFMAREWAPRGIRVNCISPGFFPAEQNQGLLYNQDGSLSPRGQQIIDHTPAGRFGYAHELSGAVIFLASSSASSFVTGHNLVVDGGFSSTTI
- a CDS encoding sugar kinase, producing the protein MAQLSIRKDACDLDFLSLGALVHRLDPGIIPFRKAKSFEVHVSGGEYNVSANLADCFGLKTGVATAMVNYGIGELVQAKVQEMGVKPFYKQFEHDGVRGPNIATVYSDRGLGVRPPVVFYNRSNEAGALLKPGDFDWKKIFASGVRWFHSGGIFAALSATTSELIIEGMKAAKEAGAVTSFDLNYRAKLWGPIGGASKAQEQISKIVKNVDMLVGNEEDLQKGLGIEGQDVESKSSLDPESFFTMIERAVEKFPNVKMVATTLREVHSTNRHEWAAVLWYDGKRYVSPTCSLDVVDRIGGGDGFAAGLIYGMLAGKEPEQALRLGWAHGALLTTFPGDTTMARLPEVEALAKGGSARVQR
- a CDS encoding DNA methyltransferase; protein product: MSNAGVFGSRVGVEVPLKGKIGAMAIDLPEAPWGKIHNMDCVAGLQSMTEASVHLAFADPPFNIGYDYDVYDDQLESNEYLKWCGSWMRELHRVLRPDGTFWLAIGDEFAAELKVEACKAGFHLRSWVIWYYTFGVHCKNKFTRSHAHLFYFVKDRRAFCYHPEAIAVPSARQLIYNDKRANPKGRSPDDTWILRPQDCRDAFQPNEDIWYFPRVNGTFKERAGFHGCQMPEQLLGRIIRACSNPDDVVVDPFSGSATTLVVAKKLGRQFVGFELSSEYSSQGAARLKRTQVGDRLEGVEDPRSSVKSVDEVERARAGRKSQGKATKRIEEGFLPGFFDSIPKVKQSEILATAFYRASKGYGLERVLLDPYLNQSFQSQCDQLGVPGLAAERNRSLFRLRYEGVLTATVDASMDSSSTRVISESRAPLSWSFADPFLPASEIAWRRLSDRYPDSTLEELFCDPAIAELFDRDATSLAPGFSPLDYRLGALLLRYEWNLEQQRLDEAPIDAAEEASIDPIQFESVPFLDLRAEDLPSVAGVYRWGNTQGEVWYIGATECLSRRFQLHLARDSQELLARWLGPLSAVKVEWSAQGYDRTRPLRFMVSATNGHGTMFNIASPLS
- a CDS encoding FAD-dependent oxidoreductase; translated protein: MKTIACLLSLVCALPLVGTARSQTTAPRVREADVIVYGGTSGAITAAIQAKKLGHTVLVVSPDKHLGGLTAGGLGWTDTGNKAVIGGLSREFYHRVWKHYQKPDAWNHQPRESYGNQGQGNPAIDGQQRTMWIFEPHIAESVFEDWVKEEGIEIVREAYLDRSSNGVVKKDRTIESIRTLDGTVYRGKVFLDATYEGDLIDAAGASFHVGREANAHYGEKWNGVQVGVLHHRHHFGIFKEGISPYVVPGNPQSGLLPKISSDPPGEYGAADHRVQAYCFRMCLTNHAPNRVSFPKPEGYDPKNYELMRRVLLAGWREGFAKFDPVPNFKTDTNNHGPFSTDNIGMNYDYPTASYERRKEIIDEHRRYQQGLMYFLANDPNIPEDVRKVFAEWGLAKDEFVDNGNWPHQLYIREARRLVGEMVMTENEILKNNPVKDSVGMGSYTIDSHNVQRYVTPEGFVQNEGDIGVSTRGPYPISMRSLMPKKSEIANLLVPVCMSSSHIAFGSIRMEPVFMILGESASTIASLAIRNKTDVQSVSYKDLQPLLLKNGQVLEYEEKLPEDVAVASLKGIVVDNKDATLTGHWASSRSTKPWVGVDYLHDADAKVPESTAEFATKLPLKGRYLVRMAYSAGGNRTHRVTVEIHHAAGVAKVDVDQTKAPSEKPWVDLGEYTFNGRSVGKVTITNAGTSGHVVLDAFQWLPIE